In Pirellulales bacterium, a single genomic region encodes these proteins:
- a CDS encoding ATP-binding protein: MAKCGRYTAEQIEKYAADAEARAENNRREVLNNRLEFFMERVGERYRSCSLDSYKVSHDAQKPIVEAVRGYVENLSENYKNGINVVLYGPPGTGKDFLAVAIAKRAIEIGMTIEWRDGLALFADFRSAADFDSHTTEDHVVHTLVESNLLLLSDPIPPSVPGSDRSRGALTDYTAGCLLRVVDGRYRAMRPIIVTLNVSSGVELQERLGGAIYDRLRHDALCLACNWPSHRKPQGASDAK; the protein is encoded by the coding sequence ATGGCCAAATGTGGCAGATACACCGCGGAGCAAATCGAAAAGTACGCGGCTGACGCGGAAGCCCGCGCTGAAAACAACCGTCGGGAAGTACTTAATAACCGCCTAGAATTCTTTATGGAGCGCGTGGGCGAACGATACCGCAGCTGCTCTCTCGACTCATACAAGGTGAGCCATGACGCTCAGAAGCCAATCGTCGAGGCCGTTCGGGGCTACGTCGAGAACCTCAGCGAAAACTACAAGAATGGCATCAACGTCGTTTTGTACGGACCGCCGGGCACGGGAAAAGACTTCCTGGCCGTTGCTATCGCCAAGCGTGCCATTGAGATTGGCATGACCATCGAGTGGCGTGACGGCCTAGCACTTTTCGCCGACTTTCGCTCAGCGGCCGACTTCGATAGCCACACCACCGAAGACCATGTGGTCCACACTCTGGTCGAGTCGAACCTGCTGCTGCTAAGTGACCCGATCCCGCCGAGTGTACCGGGAAGCGATCGCAGCCGCGGGGCACTCACCGACTACACAGCGGGCTGTCTGCTGCGTGTGGTTGATGGGCGATACCGAGCCATGCGGCCGATCATCGTGACGCTTAACGTAAGCAGCGGCGTCGAGCTGCAAGAGAGACTAGGTGGTGCCATCTACGACCGCCTGAGGCACGACGCATTGTGCCTGGCATGTAACTGGCCAAGCCACCGCAAACCCCAGGG